Proteins encoded together in one Candidatus Kaiserbacteria bacterium window:
- a CDS encoding GIY-YIG nuclease family protein — protein sequence MEEKLDSVFVVPGYTFFYWGFTLTKNVYPNYIKHFNFGSKKLIQPIKLKVGNKFYDAKIRLTRITTDKSPNREVVQISYEQEYDTLKALRKEFIFSHASTIDKKRPKLKELFELVHLSENKFKIKPISKQETDFDDMLRFMEEKNLFQYWKDSKKDKQKSIFIDYSRKWIPAAKAQEYRNRANVIYILHNRHSKQLYVGKANIFGNRVKKGSGRIGLDADWDKFMFFEIDPEYAHQLAQIETFAIRILATVLENDVGTKPIKEHLEKLVNRQLRKNR from the coding sequence GTGGAAGAAAAATTAGATTCAGTATTTGTAGTGCCAGGATACACATTTTTTTATTGGGGATTTACTCTAACTAAAAATGTTTACCCAAATTATATAAAGCATTTCAATTTTGGCAGCAAGAAATTAATCCAACCAATTAAATTAAAAGTTGGGAATAAGTTTTACGATGCTAAAATTAGGCTCACTAGAATTACTACAGACAAATCTCCGAACAGGGAAGTTGTCCAAATTTCCTACGAACAAGAATACGATACTCTGAAGGCTCTTAGAAAGGAATTCATTTTTAGCCATGCTTCTACTATTGACAAGAAACGTCCCAAATTGAAAGAGCTATTCGAATTAGTTCATCTCAGTGAAAATAAGTTCAAAATCAAACCAATATCTAAACAAGAGACAGATTTTGATGACATGCTTAGGTTCATGGAAGAGAAGAATCTTTTTCAATATTGGAAAGACTCAAAAAAGGATAAACAAAAAAGTATTTTTATTGACTACTCTAGGAAATGGATTCCAGCAGCGAAAGCCCAAGAATACCGTAATAGGGCGAATGTAATATACATACTTCATAATCGTCACTCGAAACAGTTATACGTAGGGAAGGCAAATATCTTTGGCAATCGTGTTAAAAAAGGATCAGGAAGAATCGGTTTAGATGCAGACTGGGATAAGTTCATGTTTTTTGAAATTGATCCTGAATACGCACACCAGTTAGCACAAATAGAAACTTTTGCTATAAGGATATTAGCAACTGTTTTAGAGAACGACGTCGGTACTAAGCCAATCAAAGAACATTTGGAGAAGCTTGTTAATAGGCAACTTAGAAAAAATAGATAA
- the msrB gene encoding peptide-methionine (R)-S-oxide reductase MsrB has protein sequence MEKNTQRILLRTLLGVIVIGAFIFAGMWTYSWYLGKVAPSVADSTQTSTTTVAVLDAEESTEVEDVVTEAQAVAYFAGGCFWCTESDYEKVPGVIEAVSGYMGGAVEGPSYKQVVQGNTGHREMVKVVYNPNTVDYRRLVLELFRETDPTDAGGTFYDRGYQYTSAIYYQNDTEKEVAETVIAELEERNVFEKPIVTSIEPVSTFWVAEKYHQDYYKKNPIQYNYYRKGSGRDAFIESAWGDGKNNDLFETTKAEEVTVEGRNPWDTFVKPSDEYLRETLTPLQYQVTQHEGTERSFQNEYWDNHEEGIYVDIVSGEPLFSSTDKFDSGTGWPSFLKPIAEGVVTERPDNTLWYERTEIRSAVADSHLGHIILDGPVSNDRIRYCMNSAALLFIPKDELEEKGYGAYTHLFQ, from the coding sequence ATGGAAAAAAATACACAACGTATATTGTTAAGAACTTTGCTAGGCGTAATTGTTATTGGTGCTTTTATCTTTGCAGGTATGTGGACATATTCGTGGTATCTCGGGAAAGTTGCTCCAAGCGTTGCAGATTCTACTCAGACTAGTACCACGACAGTTGCAGTGTTGGACGCCGAAGAATCTACAGAGGTAGAAGATGTTGTAACAGAAGCGCAGGCTGTTGCGTATTTTGCTGGAGGGTGCTTTTGGTGCACTGAAAGCGATTACGAAAAAGTTCCCGGTGTAATAGAAGCAGTGTCGGGCTACATGGGAGGTGCAGTAGAGGGTCCTAGTTATAAGCAGGTTGTGCAAGGTAACACGGGGCACAGGGAAATGGTGAAAGTTGTATACAATCCAAACACAGTAGACTACCGACGGCTCGTACTCGAGCTCTTTAGAGAGACCGATCCTACTGATGCAGGTGGAACGTTTTATGATCGCGGATATCAATACACCTCTGCCATTTATTATCAAAATGATACGGAGAAGGAAGTAGCAGAGACAGTTATTGCAGAGCTTGAAGAGAGAAATGTTTTTGAGAAACCTATCGTCACGAGCATTGAGCCAGTAAGTACATTTTGGGTAGCAGAAAAATATCATCAAGATTATTACAAGAAAAACCCAATACAGTACAACTATTATCGTAAAGGCTCAGGACGGGATGCGTTTATAGAGTCTGCGTGGGGTGATGGGAAAAACAATGATCTATTTGAAACTACTAAAGCAGAGGAAGTAACTGTTGAAGGTCGTAATCCATGGGATACATTTGTAAAGCCCAGCGACGAATACTTGAGGGAAACGCTTACGCCATTGCAGTATCAAGTGACACAACATGAAGGAACAGAGAGGTCATTTCAAAATGAATATTGGGATAATCACGAAGAAGGGATTTATGTAGATATTGTCTCTGGAGAGCCGTTGTTTTCGTCGACCGATAAGTTCGATTCAGGTACTGGTTGGCCAAGTTTTTTGAAGCCTATTGCAGAAGGAGTTGTAACGGAACGACCAGATAATACACTGTGGTACGAACGTACTGAAATTCGAAGTGCTGTTGCAGACTCTCACCTTGGGCATATTATTTTAGACGGTCCAGTGTCAAACGACCGTATACGCTACTGTATGAACTCGGCAGCGCTTTTGTTTATTCCAAAAGACGAATTGGAAGAAAAAGGGTACGGCGCGTATACGCATTTGTTTCAATAG
- a CDS encoding nucleotide pyrophosphohydrolase, which yields MDDATTLIELKKELEKLRDERDWKQFHTPKDVGEQIAVEAGELLELFLWKSGADVLKKMEEDAEYRNDVEEEFADVLLSCFTFANAADIDIATVVKKKLEKVKNKYPVEKSKGNATKYNRL from the coding sequence ATGGATGATGCAACAACATTGATTGAGTTAAAGAAAGAGCTTGAGAAACTACGGGACGAACGAGATTGGAAACAGTTTCATACACCTAAAGATGTAGGTGAGCAAATAGCTGTTGAAGCAGGAGAATTGTTAGAACTATTTTTATGGAAGAGTGGTGCTGACGTGCTAAAGAAAATGGAAGAAGACGCTGAATATCGAAACGATGTGGAAGAAGAATTTGCTGATGTTTTGCTTTCTTGTTTTACATTTGCAAATGCTGCAGATATCGATATTGCGACTGTGGTAAAGAAGAAGTTAGAAAAAGTTAAGAATAAATATCCGGTAGAGAAATCGAAAGGGAACGCTACAAAATACAATAGATTGTAA
- the pyrF gene encoding orotidine-5'-phosphate decarboxylase has protein sequence MRPKNLTPAGRVIVAADFSLADALAVESVTEEVMNLADDIQGTDVYVKLNSILRLSGYSLIDDLQAQQLRVFADLKLFDISATLANDGILLRRFAPEILTASCASGVDALKRLNEELPETEILGVTVLTTLTEQEVQAIYGCTIPDAVLRLAEVAAQAGIDGLVCAPTEVGMLRERFGDTLSINTPGVRPVWANVKGDDQNLDRVMTPEKAVVAGADRVVIGRPIIKSPNRRRAIQATIDEIAQIAA, from the coding sequence ATGAGACCTAAAAATCTCACACCAGCGGGACGAGTAATCGTTGCTGCTGACTTTAGTCTGGCTGACGCTCTTGCAGTAGAGAGTGTCACCGAGGAAGTCATGAATCTTGCAGACGATATCCAAGGTACGGATGTGTATGTGAAATTAAACTCCATTCTTCGATTATCTGGATACAGTTTGATCGATGATTTGCAGGCACAACAGTTGCGGGTTTTTGCCGATCTGAAGCTTTTCGACATCAGTGCAACACTTGCAAACGACGGTATTTTGTTGCGTCGATTTGCACCAGAGATACTAACAGCTTCTTGTGCTTCTGGCGTTGATGCGTTGAAGAGACTCAACGAAGAATTGCCTGAAACTGAAATTCTTGGGGTCACTGTGCTTACCACATTGACCGAACAAGAAGTACAGGCAATTTATGGTTGTACGATACCTGATGCTGTCTTGCGCCTTGCAGAAGTTGCCGCACAAGCTGGTATCGACGGACTCGTTTGTGCACCGACCGAGGTCGGTATGCTCAGAGAACGATTCGGCGATACTCTTTCTATCAATACTCCTGGCGTGCGACCAGTTTGGGCGAATGTCAAAGGAGACGATCAGAATCTGGACAGAGTGATGACGCCAGAAAAGGCAGTCGTAGCCGGAGCTGATCGTGTCGTTATCGGGCGACCTATCATTAAGTCACCGAATCGCCGTCGTGCTATCCAGGCAACTATCGATGAAATTGCACAAATAGCAGCATGA
- a CDS encoding endonuclease/exonuclease/phosphatase family protein produces the protein MKKLKVLTWNLGYGAMGAEADISFEGGRKFIPSSDEAVKENIAGIKRILTKTQADVYLLQELSAGSLLNRWNNIRKAVYETLPNHTSSRVSNFQLPLFFDFLKNEHGMGTFVKDSFNVFKKQIRPFKVSEYYYKIIPRLDFALTTFVETQDGKTIAFVNTHLSSFDEHGVLRMSQFLDLMTYIKKLAKDGHSVIAGADWNLHAGKINFFEKDEIQYEKYNHDFPYHLLKNGWTAHFPTDIPTLRAANRPYVEGKSTTATVDGFICSPDITVECVNTLDLKFKHSDHNPVEIVLSC, from the coding sequence GTGAAAAAACTAAAAGTACTAACGTGGAATCTTGGCTACGGTGCGATGGGAGCCGAAGCCGACATTTCGTTTGAAGGTGGGCGTAAGTTTATTCCCTCTTCTGATGAAGCTGTGAAAGAAAATATCGCTGGTATTAAAAGAATACTCACCAAAACACAGGCAGATGTATACCTCCTTCAAGAACTTTCAGCAGGCAGCCTTTTAAACCGATGGAACAACATTCGTAAAGCAGTATACGAAACACTGCCAAATCATACTTCGTCTCGTGTTTCTAACTTTCAACTTCCACTCTTCTTTGATTTCCTAAAAAATGAACACGGGATGGGTACGTTTGTGAAAGACTCTTTTAATGTATTCAAGAAACAAATTCGTCCGTTTAAAGTAAGTGAATATTACTACAAGATAATTCCACGCCTCGATTTCGCACTGACTACATTCGTAGAAACACAAGACGGAAAAACTATTGCGTTTGTGAACACGCACCTTTCATCGTTTGATGAACACGGTGTACTTCGCATGTCGCAATTCCTAGACCTGATGACGTATATAAAAAAACTGGCTAAAGACGGTCATTCGGTCATTGCTGGTGCCGACTGGAACCTACACGCTGGGAAAATAAACTTCTTCGAGAAAGACGAAATACAATACGAGAAATACAACCACGACTTTCCGTATCACCTCCTAAAAAATGGCTGGACTGCACATTTTCCTACCGATATACCAACACTTCGTGCTGCAAACCGCCCTTACGTGGAAGGAAAATCTACGACAGCAACAGTGGATGGGTTTATTTGTTCGCCAGACATTACAGTTGAGTGTGTAAATACTCTCGATTTAAAATTCAAACACTCAGACCACAACCCGGTTGAGATTGTGTTATCTTGCTAG
- a CDS encoding VIT1/CCC1 transporter family protein, translating into MFEIFLRTKKRQSYLPEFVYGSMDGLVTTFAIVTGSVGASLPAGIILIMGFANVFADAFSMGASSYLAAVSEDPEHRKMHEKHPVRKAVVTFLSFVIIGLIPLLPFVVAYIIPEFAGKAIQVSVITTMIAFGVIGYISGAVLNENKFVTTIRNFTIGGAAAAISFGVGYALVNLFGI; encoded by the coding sequence ATGTTTGAAATTTTCTTACGAACAAAGAAGCGGCAATCATACTTACCAGAATTTGTGTACGGTAGTATGGATGGTCTTGTGACCACCTTTGCTATTGTTACGGGGTCTGTTGGTGCGTCGCTTCCAGCCGGTATCATTCTCATTATGGGATTTGCGAATGTATTTGCTGATGCATTTTCAATGGGGGCGTCTAGCTATTTGGCTGCGGTTTCAGAAGATCCAGAGCATCGAAAGATGCACGAAAAGCATCCGGTGCGTAAAGCGGTGGTGACGTTTCTCTCTTTCGTCATCATTGGTCTTATTCCACTATTGCCATTCGTAGTTGCTTATATCATTCCGGAGTTCGCTGGCAAGGCTATACAAGTATCTGTGATAACAACAATGATAGCATTTGGTGTTATCGGATATATTTCTGGTGCAGTACTTAATGAAAACAAGTTTGTAACAACGATCCGTAACTTTACCATTGGTGGTGCAGCCGCAGCTATTTCGTTTGGAGTAGGGTATGCACTGGTGAACCTCTTCGGTATCTAG
- a CDS encoding AbrB/MazE/SpoVT family DNA-binding domain-containing protein, which yields MARRKLEDKNIRKLSKSGGKSIAVTLPIEIVRELKWKSKQKVVVTRKGSTVIIKDWKK from the coding sequence ATGGCACGAAGAAAATTAGAAGACAAAAACATTCGTAAACTGAGTAAATCAGGAGGAAAAAGTATTGCGGTTACCTTACCAATAGAGATTGTTCGTGAACTAAAGTGGAAGAGTAAGCAAAAGGTGGTAGTTACTCGTAAGGGAAGCACGGTGATAATTAAAGACTGGAAGAAATAG
- a CDS encoding Ldh family oxidoreductase, with translation MKIKLTDLKEKVTTGVQKLGYEGEDAQMIIDTLLYAEMRGNNQGIAKIATGGVPKAVDVEEFRVAKENKCGVLFSGGHSMATTAKAADKAVELAEKHGVGVVCINHTSTSSGAIGYFARRISKAGYIGFVCVGNGNFAAVAPTGSAERKLGTNPLAYAFPYDGGEVVFDTATAAIAFFGVVEAKLKGEPLPEGVALDALGEPTTDAAKVMEEGEGENVGGAIKTFAGHKGFGLSLFVQLMGGAFSLAGIPGANEEDGAGTFVLAIDPSLLAGKDEYLKRSRELVDQIKASKPISGQEVVLPGEKGDRCTEEVENTGEIEIADGVWNELCKFVDKS, from the coding sequence ATGAAAATAAAACTTACTGATTTAAAAGAGAAAGTGACCACTGGAGTACAAAAACTTGGTTATGAAGGAGAAGACGCGCAGATGATTATTGATACGCTTCTGTATGCGGAAATGCGAGGTAATAATCAGGGTATCGCTAAAATTGCCACTGGTGGTGTGCCGAAAGCGGTAGATGTAGAAGAGTTCAGAGTAGCAAAAGAGAATAAGTGTGGCGTACTATTTTCTGGAGGTCATTCAATGGCTACAACAGCCAAAGCAGCTGATAAGGCAGTAGAGTTGGCTGAGAAACATGGGGTTGGTGTTGTTTGTATAAACCATACAAGTACATCCTCAGGGGCAATTGGTTATTTTGCCCGACGTATTTCAAAGGCCGGATACATAGGGTTTGTATGTGTTGGTAATGGTAATTTTGCGGCAGTGGCACCAACTGGCTCAGCTGAAAGAAAGCTTGGAACTAATCCACTTGCCTATGCTTTCCCGTATGATGGCGGTGAAGTTGTTTTCGATACTGCAACTGCCGCGATTGCTTTCTTTGGGGTCGTAGAAGCAAAGTTAAAAGGAGAGCCTTTACCAGAAGGGGTTGCACTTGATGCTTTAGGAGAGCCAACAACTGACGCTGCAAAAGTCATGGAAGAAGGTGAGGGGGAGAACGTTGGTGGTGCCATTAAGACTTTCGCAGGGCACAAAGGTTTTGGACTATCGTTATTTGTACAACTCATGGGCGGTGCATTTTCACTTGCAGGTATCCCAGGTGCCAATGAGGAAGATGGTGCAGGTACTTTTGTATTAGCTATTGATCCAAGTCTATTGGCTGGGAAAGATGAGTATCTTAAGCGAAGTCGTGAATTGGTTGATCAAATCAAGGCGTCAAAACCAATCTCTGGACAAGAAGTTGTTCTTCCTGGAGAAAAAGGGGATCGATGCACCGAAGAAGTTGAGAACACTGGTGAAATTGAAATCGCAGATGGTGTATGGAATGAGCTTTGTAAATTTGTAGATAAATCATAG
- a CDS encoding recombinase family protein encodes MMTSPKQKDLKYILYVRKSTDSEDKQMASIEDQTSEMMRLAENLDLNVIETITESKSAKTPSGRPEFNKMLGRIQKGEANGILCWKINRLARNPVDGGQISWMLQEGTIQHLQTYSREYNPWDNVLMMAVELGMSTQYVNDLSVDVKRSQRNKAKRGWYPASVLPMGYKHKKDYNMGDQEIEKDAERFKIVKSLWKKMLTGSYSIPDIKREADSLGLRNRSGKPYSVNTFYNTFTHPFYFGVFDWNGEEGYKERFFGKHEALITEDEFNRVQTLLGKHGRPTKVNKYDFPFRSSLSCGECGCAVTAERKLQAICTQCKKKFSIRTQTECPACHIDVSEMERPSIIDKTYYRCTKKKGVCSQRYIEESVLENQISESIKKVSIPTEFYAWAVEALKYIHRNEIHEQDHITQQNRKRETELLNKLDNLVMMRASDEITSEQLLKTRAQVEKELRVVRKNVEGLHERAIDWVGVANNYLNFAQNAREKFKNGDNNTKREVLSILGSNLTLKDKKLNVSVPSPLSGIRSTYDLSVSLNATLEPKIPQLKQGYSGELDATNSSLLSD; translated from the coding sequence ATGATGACCTCCCCAAAACAGAAAGATCTCAAATACATACTGTACGTTCGAAAGTCTACCGACAGTGAGGACAAGCAAATGGCTTCAATTGAAGACCAAACTTCTGAAATGATGCGTCTAGCTGAGAACTTGGATTTGAATGTAATAGAAACCATCACCGAATCCAAATCCGCAAAAACACCTAGCGGACGACCTGAGTTCAACAAAATGCTTGGACGTATCCAAAAAGGAGAGGCAAACGGTATCTTGTGTTGGAAGATTAACCGACTTGCACGTAACCCTGTAGATGGCGGACAAATCAGTTGGATGCTCCAAGAAGGAACTATACAACACCTACAAACTTACTCACGGGAATACAATCCTTGGGACAACGTATTGATGATGGCGGTTGAGCTTGGTATGTCTACCCAATACGTGAACGACTTGAGTGTGGACGTGAAGCGAAGTCAACGGAACAAGGCGAAGCGTGGTTGGTATCCTGCGTCAGTCCTGCCCATGGGGTACAAACACAAAAAAGACTACAACATGGGCGACCAAGAGATAGAGAAGGACGCAGAACGTTTCAAAATAGTAAAATCTCTCTGGAAGAAGATGCTTACAGGTTCATACTCTATACCTGATATCAAAAGAGAGGCTGATTCGTTGGGGCTAAGGAATAGAAGTGGAAAGCCCTATTCAGTAAATACCTTTTACAATACTTTCACTCACCCATTTTACTTTGGCGTATTTGATTGGAATGGTGAAGAAGGTTACAAGGAACGTTTCTTTGGCAAGCACGAAGCACTGATTACAGAAGATGAGTTCAACCGCGTACAGACGCTTCTGGGCAAGCATGGGCGCCCGACAAAGGTTAATAAGTATGACTTCCCCTTCCGATCTTCTTTATCCTGTGGTGAGTGTGGTTGTGCAGTGACCGCAGAACGTAAGTTGCAAGCTATATGTACTCAATGCAAAAAGAAGTTCTCAATTCGTACTCAAACCGAATGCCCTGCCTGCCACATAGACGTATCTGAAATGGAGAGACCTAGCATCATCGACAAGACCTATTACCGCTGTACCAAGAAGAAGGGAGTATGTTCGCAAAGATACATCGAGGAATCTGTGTTGGAAAATCAAATATCTGAGTCCATAAAGAAAGTATCAATACCTACTGAATTTTATGCATGGGCAGTCGAAGCTCTGAAATATATACACCGTAATGAAATACACGAGCAGGACCACATAACTCAACAAAATAGAAAAAGAGAGACTGAGTTGCTAAACAAGTTGGACAACCTTGTGATGATGCGAGCAAGTGATGAAATCACTTCTGAACAGTTGCTCAAGACACGAGCACAAGTGGAGAAAGAGTTGCGAGTTGTGCGTAAGAATGTGGAAGGACTACATGAACGTGCAATTGACTGGGTTGGCGTTGCTAATAACTATCTCAACTTTGCCCAAAACGCACGTGAAAAGTTTAAGAATGGTGACAATAACACCAAACGCGAGGTACTTTCCATTCTCGGCTCGAACCTCACACTAAAAGACAAAAAACTCAATGTTTCCGTACCTTCTCCGCTTTCTGGTATACGAAGTACGTATGATTTGTCTGTGTCGCTAAATGCTACGCTCGAACCTAAAATACCCCAGTTAAAACAAGGGTATTCTGGTGAATTAGATGCTACTAATTCAAGTCTGCTGTCGGACTAG
- a CDS encoding DUF1905 domain-containing protein yields MSVKKNYKIKAKVWLYPSETAAWHFVSLDKKLSAEIRKQHALKKKGFGSIPVEITLGSTVWQTSIFPSKDGPYVLPLKAQVRRKEDIRVENEITFTLRIR; encoded by the coding sequence ATGAGTGTAAAGAAAAATTATAAAATAAAAGCAAAGGTGTGGCTGTATCCAAGTGAGACTGCAGCGTGGCATTTCGTAAGTCTTGATAAAAAATTATCGGCTGAAATTAGGAAACAACACGCCTTGAAGAAGAAGGGCTTCGGCTCGATACCAGTGGAAATAACATTAGGGAGTACTGTATGGCAAACTTCGATTTTCCCAAGTAAAGATGGTCCGTATGTATTGCCACTTAAAGCACAGGTTCGTAGGAAAGAAGATATACGTGTAGAGAATGAAATTACTTTTACTCTTAGAATTAGATAG
- the yjjX gene encoding inosine/xanthosine triphosphatase: protein MKKIIVASKNPVKVHAVEQAFGKMFKGEDFEIVGVSVPSDVPDQPMSDEETYTGALNRVNNAQAAESDAEYWVGIEGGIEEKNAEFEAFAWVVIRSKDEKYGKGRTSTFFLPEKVATLIREGKELSHASDAVFKEDNSKQKQGTIGLLTDNHIDRTKYYTEPTIIALIPFKHPDLYF from the coding sequence ATGAAAAAAATAATCGTAGCTTCAAAAAACCCAGTCAAGGTACATGCAGTAGAACAGGCTTTCGGTAAGATGTTTAAAGGGGAGGATTTTGAAATAGTAGGAGTGAGCGTACCTTCTGATGTTCCTGATCAGCCAATGAGCGATGAGGAAACGTATACTGGAGCATTAAATAGAGTTAATAACGCACAAGCTGCAGAAAGCGACGCAGAATACTGGGTTGGAATAGAAGGGGGAATAGAAGAAAAAAATGCTGAGTTTGAAGCGTTTGCTTGGGTTGTTATTCGATCGAAAGACGAAAAATACGGAAAAGGACGCACTTCAACATTCTTTCTTCCAGAAAAAGTTGCTACACTTATTCGTGAAGGAAAAGAACTTAGCCATGCATCTGACGCTGTGTTTAAGGAAGATAACTCTAAGCAAAAACAGGGAACAATTGGTCTGCTGACTGACAATCATATAGATAGAACAAAGTACTATACAGAACCTACTATTATTGCGTTGATACCATTCAAGCATCCTGATTTATATTTCTAG
- the rlmB gene encoding 23S rRNA (guanosine(2251)-2'-O)-methyltransferase RlmB: protein MKEDIAYIYGHNPVMEALQARPDVIQEVFLKAHSKDEHLKSLLEKAGVKTSVLNERNLPGKLDSGVVHQGVVASIYIDKLVSEYKDFINELTITDNTSVLILGEIQDPQNVGTIIRSAAAFGVDAVLVPSHNQAPVNGTVVKVSAGMAFRVPLVSINNVNATIQDLKKRGFWVYGLHGEGEVNLPDENFEKPSAFIIGNEGTGLRKMTAETCDTLLSIPTDKRCESLNASASVAVVLYDWSTKVSSR from the coding sequence ATGAAAGAAGACATTGCATATATATATGGACATAATCCTGTAATGGAAGCACTACAAGCACGACCTGATGTTATTCAGGAAGTTTTTTTGAAGGCACACAGTAAAGATGAGCATTTAAAAAGCCTGCTAGAAAAAGCAGGCGTGAAGACTTCAGTATTGAATGAGCGTAATTTACCGGGAAAGTTAGATAGTGGTGTTGTGCATCAAGGTGTTGTTGCTTCTATATATATTGATAAGCTCGTATCGGAGTACAAGGATTTTATAAACGAACTTACAATAACTGATAACACGTCGGTACTCATTCTTGGTGAGATACAAGACCCACAAAATGTTGGCACAATAATACGTTCTGCTGCGGCATTTGGTGTAGATGCTGTATTGGTACCTTCACACAATCAGGCTCCTGTTAATGGAACTGTCGTTAAGGTATCAGCTGGAATGGCATTTCGTGTCCCGTTGGTTTCAATAAACAATGTGAACGCAACTATTCAAGATCTTAAGAAAAGAGGTTTCTGGGTTTATGGTCTACATGGAGAAGGGGAGGTGAATTTACCAGACGAGAACTTTGAGAAACCTTCGGCTTTTATTATCGGAAATGAAGGAACCGGCTTGCGTAAAATGACAGCCGAAACATGCGATACATTGCTTTCAATACCTACAGATAAGAGATGCGAATCGCTGAATGCTTCTGCCTCAGTTGCAGTTGTACTCTATGATTGGAGTACTAAGGTTAGTTCTAGATAA
- a CDS encoding cupin domain-containing protein, whose translation MKKGYKTNIEEETVSNTNFRKVLYTGEYSQLVLMTLAPSEDIGLEIHADTDQFFRFEAGEGKVIINETEHVVKDGDAVVVPAGSQHNVMNTSNDESLHFYTIYSPAHHKDQTVHQTKANQVEEHFDGVTSE comes from the coding sequence ATGAAAAAAGGATATAAAACTAATATAGAAGAAGAAACTGTTTCTAATACCAATTTTAGAAAAGTTCTCTACACTGGAGAATACAGTCAACTTGTATTAATGACTTTAGCTCCTAGTGAAGATATTGGTTTGGAAATTCACGCAGACACTGACCAATTTTTTCGGTTTGAGGCTGGCGAAGGTAAAGTGATAATTAACGAAACAGAGCACGTTGTAAAAGATGGCGATGCTGTGGTGGTGCCAGCTGGGTCGCAGCACAATGTAATGAACACTTCTAACGATGAATCACTCCACTTCTACACAATCTATTCACCTGCACACCACAAAGATCAAACGGTCCATCAAACAAAAGCTAACCAAGTGGAAGAACATTTTGATGGTGTCACTTCAGAATAG
- a CDS encoding SDR family NAD(P)-dependent oxidoreductase, whose protein sequence is MKTVFITGVSRGIGKALAQTFLQAGYAVLGTSLTGELDYEHENLRALKLDITNEQEIQNVVEFLADEDIKIDILINNAGVLLDQNDDTVVMERLRATLEVNLFGTIAITQAVLPFVRSDGKIIHISSSAGQLTRDVTSTRYPGYKISKTALNMYTVTLAKRLEETGITVAAVHPGWTKTDMGGPDADLTPEESAQYIFDFAQRENVETGKFWFRGEQMKW, encoded by the coding sequence ATGAAAACAGTTTTTATCACAGGGGTGAGTAGGGGTATTGGTAAGGCTCTTGCACAAACATTTTTACAAGCAGGGTATGCAGTATTAGGCACCTCTCTTACGGGAGAGTTAGATTATGAGCACGAGAATCTACGAGCACTGAAGCTCGATATTACTAACGAGCAAGAAATACAGAATGTTGTTGAGTTTTTAGCGGATGAAGATATCAAGATAGACATTCTTATAAATAACGCAGGTGTATTACTTGATCAAAATGACGATACGGTTGTTATGGAGCGTTTGCGCGCAACACTTGAAGTTAATTTATTTGGCACTATAGCTATCACGCAAGCAGTGTTGCCATTCGTGCGTTCGGATGGAAAGATTATTCACATTTCTTCAAGTGCAGGGCAACTTACTCGAGATGTTACCAGTACTCGGTATCCAGGATACAAAATTTCTAAAACTGCGCTGAACATGTATACCGTTACACTTGCTAAACGTTTGGAAGAAACGGGTATTACTGTTGCTGCAGTTCACCCTGGTTGGACCAAAACAGATATGGGCGGTCCTGATGCTGACTTAACTCCCGAAGAATCAGCACAGTACATATTCGATTTTGCACAACGCGAGAATGTAGAAACAGGGAAGTTTTGGTTTAGAGGAGAGCAAATGAAATGGTAG